TGTTTCTCAGGCTGTAGGTGAAGGGATTCATCATGGGAGTTACCATAGTGTACATCATTGAAGCTACTGCAGTCTTCCTGGAAGAGTGTGTAAATGTTGTACTCATATACGCACCAAAAGCTGTCCCATAGAATAAGCAAACAACTGTaaggtgagacccacaggtagAAAAAGCTTTATGCTTTCCACCTGCTGAAGGTATTCTCAGAATGGAAGATACAATTTGAATATaagagaaaatgattccagagaaaggaagagCACCCAGTATGCTAGCTGCAAAATATAAGATGATGTTATTGATGAGGGTTTCAGAACAGGCAACTTTGATGACCTGAAAAACTTCACAGAAGAAGTAAGGAATTTCCAGGTCTGTGCAGAAGGACAGTCGCAACAACATCAGACTGTGGAGAAGGGCATCCACAATGCTAACGAGCAAGGGGACTAGGCTCAGCAGGCCGCAGAAGTGGGGATTTATGATAGCTGTGTATCTCAGtgggtgacaaatggccacatagcggtcataggccattactgAAAGGAGAAAACTTTCCAAACTACCAAAAATCAGGACAAAGCAGGCCTGGGTGAGGCATCCTGCATAAGTGATGCTCTGATTCTGTGCTTGGAGGTTCACCAGCATTTTTGGGATCGTGGTggtgctgaaacagatgtcagtaaatgagagattggaaagaaagaagtacatgggggtgtggaggtgggggtcagagctgacggccaggatgatgagcaggtttcCCAGGACAGTGACCAGATATATGGACAAAAACAGGCTAAAAAGGAGAGGCTGCACTTTGGGATCCTCTGtcagtgccaggagaaggaatTCTGAAATTCCTGTTTGGTTTCTAGGTTCCATATTGTTGATGAATCTGATGGAAAAGAAGAGGTGACTTACAATCAAATGTCAGCAAGCAGCATCTCGGGATGGGAAGGAGAGGGATGGAGCGGAATTCAGGAATACAAAGGTGGTGCTGTCTGTGTGCatattttttggttaaaaaaaaaaaaaaagaccagaagctGATATAGCAGAGTgtcaatatttatttgttttgaaagagatgaaagggtggtctttttttttttaattacactatgttcatttaaaatatttggtaATTTTATAGAGAAAAATACAAAGAGGAGGCAGCCTGATGAGTCTGTCTTGGACACCACGTGTTTCCCCAGAGGTCAGAACTGGGTAACAGAAATAAGAGTATCCCCCGCTTTTTGAAAGGTCACTATATCCAGCTTCACTTTTATGAAAAATCCACATTAGTatctg
This DNA window, taken from Elephas maximus indicus isolate mEleMax1 chromosome 3, mEleMax1 primary haplotype, whole genome shotgun sequence, encodes the following:
- the LOC126071031 gene encoding olfactory receptor 7G2-like, producing MEPRNQTGISEFLLLALTEDPKVQPLLFSLFLSIYLVTVLGNLLIILAVSSDPHLHTPMYFFLSNLSFTDICFSTTTIPKMLVNLQAQNQSITYAGCLTQACFVLIFGSLESFLLSVMAYDRYVAICHPLRYTAIINPHFCGLLSLVPLLVSIVDALLHSLMLLRLSFCTDLEIPYFFCEVFQVIKVACSETLINNIILYFAASILGALPFSGIIFSYIQIVSSILRIPSAGGKHKAFSTCGSHLTVVCLFYGTAFGAYMSTTFTHSSRKTAVASMMYTMVTPMMNPFTYSLRNRDMKGALRRIIRCTPAFQ